A stretch of bacterium DNA encodes these proteins:
- a CDS encoding rRNA pseudouridine synthase translates to MATPPRTHKTDETKGAVDELRLVVYLARAGVASRRGAGDVVAEGRVKVNGAVITNPAHRVHAESDHVRVDDKLIKRLEPHQYIMLNKPRGVVTTSRDPEGRPTVFDYLARMKAHVQPVGRLDFDTEGLLLLTNDGPLAYRLTRPEHHVEKVYIALVKGRVSRDALTKLRGGVSLDGRRTRPADVNVLEVRGDNTELRVRVVEGKYRQVRRICEAVGHPVKKLRRIAFGPLALGDLPRGKTRHLSEEEIKKLRAGEVRCDA, encoded by the coding sequence ATGGCGACGCCTCCGCGAACGCATAAAACCGATGAAACCAAAGGCGCCGTCGACGAGTTGCGCCTTGTGGTGTACCTCGCGCGCGCGGGCGTGGCGTCGCGGCGCGGCGCGGGCGACGTGGTCGCCGAGGGGCGCGTGAAGGTGAACGGCGCGGTCATCACCAATCCCGCGCATCGCGTGCATGCCGAATCGGACCACGTGCGCGTGGACGACAAGCTCATCAAGCGGCTCGAGCCGCATCAATACATCATGCTCAACAAGCCGCGCGGCGTCGTGACGACGAGCCGGGACCCGGAGGGCCGGCCGACGGTGTTCGACTATCTGGCGCGCATGAAGGCGCACGTGCAACCGGTCGGGCGCCTGGATTTTGACACGGAGGGCTTGCTGCTTCTGACGAACGACGGCCCCCTGGCCTATCGCCTCACGCGGCCGGAACATCATGTCGAGAAGGTCTATATCGCGCTCGTAAAAGGCCGCGTCTCGCGCGACGCGCTTACGAAACTTCGCGGCGGCGTCTCGCTTGACGGGCGGCGTACGCGTCCGGCCGACGTGAACGTTCTCGAGGTGCGCGGTGACAATACCGAGCTTCGTGTGCGCGTCGTCGAGGGGAAATACCGGCAGGTTCGCCGCATCTGCGAAGCCGTCGGCCATCCGGTCAAGAAGCTGCGCCGTATCGCGTTCGGGCCGCTCGCTCTTGGCGATCTGCCGCGCGGAAAAACGCGGCATTTGAGCGAGGAGGAGATCAAGAAACTGCGCGCCGGAGAGGTTCGATGCGACGCGTAA